The Choloepus didactylus isolate mChoDid1 chromosome 13, mChoDid1.pri, whole genome shotgun sequence genome contains a region encoding:
- the STING1 gene encoding stimulator of interferon genes protein isoform X2 yields MPHSSLHPSIPRSRGHRAQKAALVLLCTCLVALWGLGEPPDHTLRWLVLHLASLQLGLLLKGICSLAEELYHIHSRYQGSYWRAMQACLGCPIRRVALLLLSCYFYCSLPNSADLPLVWTLALLGLSQALTIILGFQALTPAEVSAVCEKRNFNVAHGLAWSYYIGYLRLILPGLQARIQTYNKLHNNTLQGAGSQRLYILFPLDCGVPDDLSVADPNIHFLHELPQLSADRAGIKRRVYTNSVYELLEHGQQDGRAGFSREDRLEQAKLFCRTLEDILADTPESQNCRLIVYQEPAEGSSFSLSQEVLRHLRQEDREEVIMDSRTTMAPSSSVLSQEPELLISSMEQPLPLRTDIF; encoded by the exons ATGCCCCACTCCAGCCTGCATCCATCCATCCCACGGTCCAGGGGTCACAGGGCCCAGAAGGCAGCCTTGGTCCTGCTGTGTACCTGTCTGGTGGCCctttgggggctgggggagccaCCAGACCATACTCTCCGGTGGCTGGTGCTCCACCTAGCCTCCCTGCAGCTGGGACTACTGTTAAAGGGGATCTGCAGTCTGGCCGAGGAACTGTACCACATCCACTCCAG GTACCAGGGCAGCTACTGGAGGGCTATGCAGGCCTGCCTGGGATGCCCCATCCGCCGAGTGGCCCTGCTGCTGCTGTCATGCTATTTCTACTGCTCTCTCCCAAACTCGGCTGATCTGCCCCTCGTTTGGACGCTTGCCCTCTTGGGCCTCTCGCAGGCACTGACCATCATCTTGGGCTTCCAG GCCCTGACCCCCGCTGAGGTCTCTGCTGTCTGTGAGAAAAGGAACTTCAATGTGGCCCATGGGCTGGCGTGGTCGTATTACATCGGGTACCTGCGGCTGATCCTGCCAG GGCTCCAGGCAAGGATCCAAACTTACAATAAGCTCCACAACAACACACTGCAGGGTGCAGGGAGCCAGCGGCTGTACATCCTCTTCCCGTTGGACTGTGGGGTGCCTGATGACCTGAGTGTGGCCGACCCCAACATTCACTTCCTGCATGAGCTGCCCCAGCTGAGTGCAGATCGTGCTGGTATTAAGCGCCGGGTCTATACCAACAGCGTCTATGAGCTTCTGGAGCACGGGCAGCAG GATGGCCGAGCTGGCTTCAGCCGGGAGGATCGGCTTGAGCAGGCCAAACTCTTCTGCCGGACTCTTGAGGACATCCTGGCGGATACCCCCGAGTCTCAGAACTGCCGCCTCATTGTCTACCAGG agCCTGCAGAGGGAAGCAGCTTCTCTCTGTCTCAGGAGGTTCTCCGGCACCTGCGGCAGGAAGATCGTGAGGAAGTTATTATGGACAGTAGGACCACTATGGCGCCCAGTTCTTCTGTGCTGTCCCAAGAGCCTGAGCTCCTCATCAGTAGCATGGAACAGCCTCTCCCACTCCGCACAGATATCTTCTGA
- the STING1 gene encoding stimulator of interferon genes protein isoform X1 yields MPHSSLHPSIPRSRGHRAQKAALVLLCTCLVALWGLGEPPDHTLRWLVLHLASLQLGLLLKGICSLAEELYHIHSRYQGSYWRAMQACLGCPIRRVALLLLSCYFYCSLPNSADLPLVWTLALLGLSQALTIILGFQALTPAEVSAVCEKRNFNVAHGLAWSYYIGYLRLILPGLQARIQTYNKLHNNTLQGAGSQRLYILFPLDCGVPDDLSVADPNIHFLHELPQLSADRAGIKRRVYTNSVYELLEHGQQAGTCVLEYATPLQTLFTMSQDGRAGFSREDRLEQAKLFCRTLEDILADTPESQNCRLIVYQEPAEGSSFSLSQEVLRHLRQEDREEVIMDSRTTMAPSSSVLSQEPELLISSMEQPLPLRTDIF; encoded by the exons ATGCCCCACTCCAGCCTGCATCCATCCATCCCACGGTCCAGGGGTCACAGGGCCCAGAAGGCAGCCTTGGTCCTGCTGTGTACCTGTCTGGTGGCCctttgggggctgggggagccaCCAGACCATACTCTCCGGTGGCTGGTGCTCCACCTAGCCTCCCTGCAGCTGGGACTACTGTTAAAGGGGATCTGCAGTCTGGCCGAGGAACTGTACCACATCCACTCCAG GTACCAGGGCAGCTACTGGAGGGCTATGCAGGCCTGCCTGGGATGCCCCATCCGCCGAGTGGCCCTGCTGCTGCTGTCATGCTATTTCTACTGCTCTCTCCCAAACTCGGCTGATCTGCCCCTCGTTTGGACGCTTGCCCTCTTGGGCCTCTCGCAGGCACTGACCATCATCTTGGGCTTCCAG GCCCTGACCCCCGCTGAGGTCTCTGCTGTCTGTGAGAAAAGGAACTTCAATGTGGCCCATGGGCTGGCGTGGTCGTATTACATCGGGTACCTGCGGCTGATCCTGCCAG GGCTCCAGGCAAGGATCCAAACTTACAATAAGCTCCACAACAACACACTGCAGGGTGCAGGGAGCCAGCGGCTGTACATCCTCTTCCCGTTGGACTGTGGGGTGCCTGATGACCTGAGTGTGGCCGACCCCAACATTCACTTCCTGCATGAGCTGCCCCAGCTGAGTGCAGATCGTGCTGGTATTAAGCGCCGGGTCTATACCAACAGCGTCTATGAGCTTCTGGAGCACGGGCAGCAG GCAGGCACCTGTGTCCTGGAATATGCCACCCCCTTGCAGACACTGTTTACCATGTCACAGGATGGCCGAGCTGGCTTCAGCCGGGAGGATCGGCTTGAGCAGGCCAAACTCTTCTGCCGGACTCTTGAGGACATCCTGGCGGATACCCCCGAGTCTCAGAACTGCCGCCTCATTGTCTACCAGG agCCTGCAGAGGGAAGCAGCTTCTCTCTGTCTCAGGAGGTTCTCCGGCACCTGCGGCAGGAAGATCGTGAGGAAGTTATTATGGACAGTAGGACCACTATGGCGCCCAGTTCTTCTGTGCTGTCCCAAGAGCCTGAGCTCCTCATCAGTAGCATGGAACAGCCTCTCCCACTCCGCACAGATATCTTCTGA
- the SMIM33 gene encoding small integral membrane protein 33, with protein sequence MHQAGYYPWPSPAVNSSGGQEPQKQLSEALGGAWGPPRGDGLPQLAVIVAVFVLLAVGIVVAVHFGPSLHQGRAALPTEPPAPKLEGGIYLTHWRVLGPQDSQEEAQQGPTNPGPCPVPAGPRSSIEEVTIL encoded by the exons ATGCACCAG GCTGGCTACTACCCCTGGCCTTCTCCAGCTGTGAATAGCTCAGGGGGGCAGGAGCCCCAGAAGCAACTGTCAGAGGCACTAGGTGGGGCCTGGGGACCCCCTCGAGGGGACGGGCTGCCCCAGCTAGCTGTCATCGTCGCTGTCTTTGTCCTGCTGGCAGTCGGTATTGTGGTGGCAGTCCACTTTGGGCCAAGCCTGCACCAGGGCCGTGCTGCTCTCCCCACAGAGCCACCAGCCCCAAAGCTGGAGGGCGGCATCTACCTCACCCACTGGCGTGTTCTGGGCCCCCAGGATAGTCAGGAAGAAGCCCAGCAGGGACCGACTAACCCTGGCCCCTGCCCTGTACCAGCTGGGCCCAGGTCCAGCATCGAAGAAGTCACAATTCTGTAG